One stretch of Streptomyces sp. R21 DNA includes these proteins:
- the cbiE gene encoding precorrin-6y C5,15-methyltransferase (decarboxylating) subunit CbiE, with amino-acid sequence MITVVGTGTGAPLSRDAESALAEAGLVVGARRHLEAARPPDAAERIVLGPLAPALDAIERHVEKAEKPQEGQRVVVLASGDPGFFGIVRALAERFGADRLDVRPGVSSVATAFARLGLPWDDAVVVSAHGRDLRTALHACRSHPKVAVLTGPGAGPAELGAGLAYRSGERVFVVASALGDPEHERVERVTPAEAAARDWGSAVSVVLCLDESRALAPARTVAGPPSGPDRWALDEAEFTHRDSMITKFEVRALALARIGPRLGDLIWDVGAGSGSVAVECARFGAAVTAIEKTRDGVDRIRANAAAHGVDVHVVHGAAPTVLTDLTDPDAVFIGGGGRELPAIVMACARRARRSVVVAMAALDRVPAARDALIGAGFDCDGVLLQSSRLAPLPGEVSRLAATNPVFLLWGVRLPAPGSSSPSAAGSSSSSSSSSEGVSL; translated from the coding sequence GTGATCACCGTCGTCGGTACGGGGACGGGGGCGCCCCTGTCCCGGGACGCCGAGTCCGCCCTTGCCGAGGCCGGGCTCGTGGTGGGCGCCCGGCGGCATCTGGAGGCCGCGCGGCCGCCGGACGCGGCGGAGCGGATCGTGCTCGGGCCGCTCGCTCCCGCCCTGGACGCGATCGAGCGACACGTGGAAAAGGCGGAGAAGCCCCAGGAGGGGCAGCGGGTGGTCGTGCTCGCCTCCGGGGACCCCGGGTTCTTCGGGATCGTGCGGGCGCTGGCCGAGCGCTTCGGCGCCGACCGGCTGGACGTACGGCCGGGTGTGTCGTCCGTCGCCACCGCCTTCGCGCGGCTCGGGCTGCCCTGGGACGACGCGGTCGTGGTGAGCGCCCACGGGCGTGACCTGCGGACCGCCCTGCACGCCTGCCGGTCGCACCCGAAGGTGGCGGTGCTGACCGGCCCCGGCGCCGGGCCCGCCGAACTGGGCGCCGGCCTCGCCTACCGCTCCGGCGAGCGCGTCTTCGTCGTCGCGAGCGCCCTGGGCGACCCCGAGCACGAGCGCGTGGAGCGGGTCACGCCCGCCGAGGCCGCGGCCCGCGACTGGGGATCCGCGGTGAGTGTCGTGCTGTGCCTGGACGAGTCGCGCGCTCTGGCACCGGCCCGCACGGTCGCCGGACCGCCTTCGGGGCCCGACCGCTGGGCCCTGGACGAGGCCGAGTTCACGCACCGGGACTCGATGATCACCAAGTTCGAGGTACGGGCGCTGGCGCTGGCCCGGATCGGTCCGCGGCTCGGCGATCTGATCTGGGACGTGGGCGCGGGGTCCGGTTCGGTCGCCGTCGAGTGCGCGCGGTTCGGCGCCGCCGTCACCGCGATCGAGAAGACGCGGGACGGAGTGGACCGGATCCGCGCCAACGCCGCCGCGCACGGCGTGGACGTGCACGTCGTGCACGGGGCGGCGCCCACCGTACTGACCGATCTGACGGACCCCGACGCCGTGTTCATCGGCGGCGGCGGCCGCGAGCTGCCCGCCATCGTCATGGCCTGCGCGCGGCGCGCCCGGCGGTCGGTCGTGGTGGCCATGGCCGCGCTCGACCGGGTCCCGGCGGCCCGGGACGCGCTCATCGGCGCCGGGTTCGACTGCGACGGCGTGCTGCTCCAGTCGTCGCGGCTCGCACCGCTGCCGGGCGAGGTCAGCCGGCTCGCGGCCACCAACCCCGTGTTCCTGCTGTGGGGCGTACGGCTCCCGGCACCCGGTTCCAGCAGCCCCAGTGCTGCCGGTAGTTCGAGCAGTTCGAGCAGTTCCAGTGAAGGAGTCTCCCTGTGA
- the cobM gene encoding precorrin-4 C(11)-methyltransferase, whose product MADAPTGKVTIVGAGPGAADLLTFRAARAIAEADVVIWAASLVQAEVLDHAREGAEILDSATMSLEDVVAVYERAATEGLKVARIHSGDPALWGGTQEQLDRCAEIDVETEIIPGVSSFSAVAALAQRELTIPEVAQSVILTRLGGGKTPMPPGEEVREFARHGTTMALFLSAARSGQLVRELLEGGYPTSTPVVVAYQATWPEELIVRCTIETLEETVKEHKLWKHTLFLVGPALDASGTRSHLYHPGHFHGFRKADPQARAELRAARKGSPS is encoded by the coding sequence ATGGCCGATGCCCCCACCGGCAAGGTGACCATCGTCGGTGCCGGCCCCGGCGCCGCCGACCTGCTGACGTTCCGTGCCGCGCGCGCCATCGCCGAGGCCGACGTCGTGATCTGGGCGGCCAGCCTGGTGCAGGCGGAGGTCCTCGACCACGCGCGCGAGGGCGCGGAGATCCTGGACTCGGCGACCATGTCCCTGGAGGACGTCGTCGCCGTGTACGAGCGGGCCGCGACCGAGGGGCTGAAGGTCGCCCGGATCCACTCCGGCGACCCGGCCCTGTGGGGCGGCACCCAGGAGCAGCTCGACCGGTGCGCGGAGATCGACGTCGAGACCGAGATCATCCCCGGCGTCTCCTCCTTCTCCGCCGTCGCCGCGCTCGCGCAGCGCGAGCTGACCATTCCCGAGGTCGCGCAGTCCGTCATCCTCACCCGGCTGGGCGGCGGCAAGACGCCGATGCCGCCCGGCGAGGAGGTGCGGGAGTTCGCCCGGCACGGCACGACCATGGCGCTGTTCCTGTCGGCGGCGCGCAGCGGGCAGCTCGTGCGGGAGTTGCTGGAGGGCGGCTATCCGACCTCGACGCCGGTCGTGGTCGCGTACCAGGCGACCTGGCCGGAGGAGCTGATCGTGCGGTGCACGATCGAGACGCTCGAGGAGACGGTCAAGGAGCACAAGCTCTGGAAGCACACGCTGTTCCTGGTCGGCCCGGCCCTCGACGCGAGCGGCACCCGCTCGCACCTCTACCACCCCGGCCACTTCCACGGCTTCCGCAAGGCCGACCCGCAGGCGCGCGCCGAGCTGCGCGCGGCGCGGAAGGGCAGTCCGTCGTGA
- a CDS encoding ZIP family metal transporter, producing the protein MAVFVALGAFLMTLAGGWTAQRVTDRRHLVLGLAGGLMLGVVGLDLLPEALHAAGDEIFGVPAALLLFVAGFLLAHLVERLLAARQAAHGGAENGGRAPEVGLTAAAAMVGHSAMDGVAIGAAFQVGGGMGLAVALAVIAHDFADGFNTYTITSLYGNARRKALTMLFADAAAPVVGAASTLFFTIPEQLLGCYLGLFGGVLLYLAAAEILPEAHHEHPARSTLLCTVAGAAFIWLVVGLAG; encoded by the coding sequence ATGGCGGTCTTCGTCGCGCTCGGCGCGTTCCTGATGACGCTGGCCGGCGGCTGGACGGCACAGCGCGTGACCGACCGCCGCCACCTGGTCCTGGGCCTGGCCGGCGGGCTGATGCTGGGCGTGGTCGGCCTGGATCTGCTGCCGGAGGCGCTGCACGCGGCGGGCGACGAGATCTTCGGCGTACCGGCCGCGCTGCTGCTGTTCGTGGCGGGCTTTCTGCTCGCGCACCTGGTGGAGCGTCTGCTCGCCGCCCGCCAGGCCGCGCACGGCGGTGCGGAGAACGGCGGGCGGGCGCCCGAGGTCGGCCTCACGGCGGCTGCCGCGATGGTCGGCCACAGCGCCATGGACGGCGTCGCGATCGGCGCCGCCTTCCAGGTGGGCGGCGGCATGGGCCTGGCCGTCGCGCTCGCGGTCATCGCCCACGACTTCGCGGACGGCTTCAACACGTACACGATCACGAGCCTGTACGGGAACGCCCGCCGCAAGGCGCTCACGATGCTGTTCGCGGACGCGGCGGCTCCCGTGGTGGGTGCCGCCTCGACGCTCTTCTTCACCATTCCGGAGCAACTGCTCGGCTGCTATCTCGGCCTCTTCGGCGGCGTACTCCTGTACCTCGCCGCCGCCGAGATCCTCCCCGAGGCCCACCATGAGCACCCGGCCCGCTCCACGCTGCTGTGCACGGTCGCCGGGGCGGCCTTCATCTGGCTGGTGGTGGGCCTCGCGGGCTGA
- the cobI gene encoding precorrin-2 C(20)-methyltransferase, which produces MSSKLIGVGVGPGDPELVTVKGVNALRAAEVVVVPVMDTGERGRAEATVLHYVPEEKVVRVVFALNERSDRGRREAAWDAAGERVAQLLGQHATVAFATIGDPNVYSTFTYLAQTIGEAVPGTVVETVPGITAMQDLAARSGAVLTEGTEPLTLVPVTAGSAVLKDALNGPGTVVAYKFGRQAQEVAEVLRETGRIDDAVWGSALGLPEESIRPAAELDGGPLPYLSTLIAPARRDGTRGGKL; this is translated from the coding sequence ATGAGCAGCAAGCTGATCGGAGTCGGGGTCGGGCCCGGTGACCCGGAGCTGGTGACCGTCAAGGGTGTCAACGCCCTGCGCGCGGCCGAGGTCGTCGTCGTACCCGTGATGGACACGGGCGAGCGGGGGCGCGCCGAGGCGACCGTGCTGCACTACGTGCCCGAGGAGAAGGTCGTCCGGGTCGTGTTCGCGCTGAACGAGCGGAGCGACCGGGGGCGCCGGGAGGCCGCCTGGGACGCGGCGGGCGAGCGGGTGGCCCAGCTGCTCGGGCAGCACGCCACGGTCGCCTTCGCCACGATCGGCGACCCGAACGTGTACTCGACGTTCACCTATCTCGCGCAGACCATCGGCGAGGCGGTGCCGGGGACCGTCGTGGAGACCGTGCCCGGAATCACCGCCATGCAGGACCTCGCGGCGCGGTCGGGTGCCGTGCTGACCGAGGGGACCGAGCCGCTCACGCTCGTGCCCGTGACGGCCGGGTCGGCCGTGCTCAAGGACGCGTTGAACGGTCCCGGCACCGTGGTCGCGTACAAGTTCGGACGGCAGGCGCAGGAGGTGGCCGAGGTGCTGCGCGAGACCGGGCGCATCGACGACGCCGTGTGGGGCTCCGCGCTCGGGCTCCCCGAGGAGTCGATCCGCCCTGCGGCCGAACTGGACGGCGGCCCGCTCCCCTACCTCTCCACGCTCATCGCGCCCGCGCGGCGCGACGGCACCCGGGGCGGGAAACTGTGA
- a CDS encoding cobyrinate a,c-diamide synthase: MNASSVPRLVIAAPSSGSGKTTVATGLMAAFAERGLAVSPHKVGPDYIDPGYHALATGRVGRNLDAYLCGPELIAPLFAHGARGCDLGVVEGVMGLYDGAAGEGELASTAHVAKLLRAPVVLVVDASAQSRSVAALVHGFASWDPEVRVAGVILNKVGSSRHEELLREALDSAGVPVLGVLRRAPQVDTPSRHLGLVPVAERGSAAVEAVAAMATQVREGCDLEGLFALARSAPPLSGAAWDAEAVVSSPPPPLPVPTRGSAPDPAPQTPEGLKCLVAVAGGPAFTFSYAEHAELLSAAGAEVVTFDPLRDEQLPDGTAGLVIGGGFPEVYAPELSANEPLRKAVAALAARGAPIAAECAGLLYLSRELDGQPMCGVVDAKARMDERLTLGYRDAVAVSDSVLAVAGTRMRGHEFHRTVVEPGAGAAPAWGVRAPVRRVEGFVQQGVHASYLHTHWASEPGVARRFVERCLTS; encoded by the coding sequence GTGAATGCCTCGTCCGTGCCCCGGCTGGTCATTGCCGCGCCCTCCTCGGGCAGCGGCAAGACCACCGTTGCCACGGGGTTGATGGCCGCGTTCGCCGAGCGCGGGCTTGCCGTGTCCCCGCACAAGGTGGGGCCCGACTACATCGACCCCGGGTATCACGCGCTCGCCACGGGGCGAGTGGGACGCAACCTCGACGCGTATCTGTGCGGGCCGGAGCTGATCGCTCCGCTGTTCGCGCACGGGGCTCGGGGGTGCGACCTCGGCGTCGTCGAGGGTGTGATGGGGCTGTACGACGGGGCCGCGGGGGAAGGTGAACTGGCGTCCACCGCCCATGTGGCGAAGCTGTTGCGGGCGCCGGTGGTGCTGGTGGTCGACGCGTCGGCGCAGTCGCGCTCCGTTGCCGCGCTGGTGCACGGGTTCGCCTCGTGGGATCCCGAGGTGCGGGTGGCCGGGGTGATCCTCAACAAGGTGGGGTCCTCGCGGCACGAGGAGCTGCTGCGGGAGGCGTTGGACTCGGCCGGCGTGCCGGTGCTGGGTGTACTGCGGCGGGCGCCTCAGGTGGATACACCTTCCCGGCATCTTGGGCTGGTGCCTGTTGCCGAGCGGGGCTCAGCCGCTGTGGAGGCGGTGGCCGCGATGGCCACGCAGGTGCGGGAAGGGTGCGACCTGGAGGGGTTGTTCGCGCTTGCGCGGAGTGCGCCTCCGTTGTCGGGTGCGGCTTGGGATGCGGAAGCTGTGGTTTCTTCGCCTCCTCCGCCCCTTCCCGTCCCGACCCGGGGCTCCGCCCCGGACCCCGCTCCTCAAACGCCGGAGGGGCTGAAATGCCTCGTCGCCGTTGCCGGTGGGCCCGCCTTCACCTTCTCCTACGCCGAGCATGCCGAGTTGCTCAGCGCCGCCGGGGCCGAGGTCGTCACCTTCGATCCCCTCCGGGACGAGCAACTGCCCGACGGGACCGCCGGGTTGGTCATCGGCGGGGGCTTTCCCGAGGTGTACGCCCCCGAGTTGTCCGCCAATGAACCGTTGCGGAAGGCCGTGGCCGCGCTCGCCGCGAGGGGAGCGCCGATCGCCGCCGAGTGTGCCGGGCTGCTGTATCTGTCGCGGGAACTCGACGGGCAGCCCATGTGCGGGGTTGTCGACGCGAAGGCCCGTATGGACGAGCGGCTCACCCTCGGCTACCGGGACGCCGTGGCCGTCAGCGACAGTGTGCTCGCGGTGGCCGGCACCCGGATGCGCGGGCACGAATTCCACCGCACGGTGGTCGAGCCCGGCGCGGGGGCGGCTCCCGCCTGGGGGGTGCGCGCCCCGGTGCGGCGCGTCGAAGGTTTCGTACAACAAGGTGTGCACGCGAGTTATCTGCACACGCACTGGGCGTCCGAGCCCGGTGTCGCCCGTCGGTTCGTGGAGAGGTGCCTGACGTCATGA
- the cobO gene encoding cob(I)yrinic acid a,c-diamide adenosyltransferase produces the protein MPQGQPSVVPDDGLTTRQRRNRPLVIVHTGIGKGKSTAAFGLALRAWNQGWPIGVFQFVKSAKWKVGEENALRVLGASGEGGTVDWHKMGEGWSWVQRDAQMDNEEKAREGWEQVKRDLAAETYQLYVLDEFAYPMHWGWIDVDEVVAVLRDRPGTQHVVITGRNAPEKLVEFADLVTDMSKVKHPMDAGQKGQRGIEW, from the coding sequence ATGCCGCAGGGGCAGCCGAGTGTGGTGCCGGACGACGGTCTGACGACTCGTCAGCGTCGTAACCGGCCGTTGGTGATCGTCCATACGGGCATCGGGAAGGGCAAGTCGACCGCCGCGTTCGGGCTCGCTCTGCGGGCCTGGAACCAGGGGTGGCCCATCGGGGTGTTCCAGTTCGTCAAGTCCGCGAAGTGGAAGGTCGGCGAGGAGAACGCGCTGCGGGTGCTGGGTGCGTCCGGCGAGGGCGGCACCGTCGACTGGCACAAGATGGGCGAGGGCTGGTCCTGGGTGCAGCGCGACGCCCAGATGGACAACGAGGAGAAGGCGCGCGAGGGCTGGGAGCAGGTCAAGCGGGACCTCGCCGCCGAGACGTACCAGCTGTATGTGCTGGACGAGTTCGCCTACCCCATGCACTGGGGGTGGATCGATGTCGACGAGGTCGTGGCCGTTCTCCGGGACCGGCCCGGGACCCAGCATGTCGTGATCACCGGGCGCAACGCCCCCGAGAAGCTCGTCGAGTTCGCCGATCTCGTCACCGACATGTCCAAGGTCAAGCACCCGATGGACGCGGGGCAGAAGGGGCAGAGGGGCATCGAGTGGTGA
- a CDS encoding putative cobaltochelatase, with amino-acid sequence MSTPFPFTAVVGQDDLRLALLLNAVSPAVGGVLVRGEKGTAKSTAVRALSALMPEVDVVAGCRFSCAPTSPDPACPDGPHEAGTGTTRPARMVELPVGASEDRLVGSLDIERALADGVKAFEPGLLADAHRGILYVDEVNLLHDHLVDLLLDAAAMGASYVEREGVSVRHAARFLLVGTMNPEEGELRPQLLDRFGLTVEVAASREPDQRVEVVRRRLAYDDDPDGFAARWADEESAVRARIVAARALLPSVRLGDGALRQIAATCAAFEVDGMRADIVMARTATTLAAWAGRTDVLAEDVRQAALLALPHRRRRNPFDAPGLDENKLDETLEEFGGRDQNENDPGNDEDPDPDGPGGGGGQPPQEGPESPEGGDTGAQPEAGEAGQPQASGAGEQQPARAGEPFRTKVLSVPGLGEGAAGRRSRARTEHGRTTGARRPQGALTKLHLAATVLAAAPHQRARGRSGRGLVVRRDDLRQATREGREGNLVLFVVDASGSMAARQRMSAVKGAVLSLLLDAYQRRDKVGLVTFRGSAGEVALPPTSSVDAAAVRLESLPTGGRTPLAAGLLKAHDVLRVERLRDPARRPLVVVVTDGRATGGPEPVALAGRAARLFAAEGVASVVVDCESGPVRLGLAGQLAGELGGTAVTLDELRADSIAGLVRDVQGDSRRAA; translated from the coding sequence GTGAGTACCCCGTTTCCGTTCACGGCCGTTGTCGGCCAGGACGACCTGCGGCTCGCGCTGCTGCTGAACGCCGTGTCGCCCGCCGTCGGCGGCGTGCTCGTGCGCGGCGAGAAGGGCACGGCCAAGTCCACGGCCGTACGCGCCCTTTCGGCTCTCATGCCGGAGGTGGACGTCGTCGCCGGGTGCCGGTTCTCGTGTGCGCCCACCTCGCCGGACCCGGCGTGCCCGGACGGGCCGCACGAGGCGGGGACCGGTACGACGCGTCCCGCACGGATGGTCGAGCTGCCGGTCGGCGCCTCGGAGGACCGGCTCGTGGGCTCGCTCGACATCGAGCGGGCGCTCGCCGACGGCGTGAAGGCCTTCGAGCCCGGACTGCTGGCGGACGCCCACCGCGGGATCCTCTACGTCGACGAAGTGAACCTGCTGCACGACCACTTGGTCGACCTGCTCCTCGACGCGGCCGCGATGGGCGCCTCCTACGTGGAGCGCGAGGGGGTCTCCGTACGGCATGCCGCGCGGTTCCTGCTCGTCGGGACCATGAACCCCGAAGAGGGCGAGCTGCGGCCGCAGTTGCTGGACCGGTTCGGACTGACGGTGGAGGTCGCGGCCTCACGGGAGCCCGACCAGCGGGTGGAGGTCGTACGGCGCAGGCTCGCGTACGACGACGACCCGGACGGGTTCGCGGCGCGCTGGGCCGACGAGGAGTCGGCCGTGCGGGCGCGGATCGTCGCGGCCCGCGCGCTGCTGCCCTCCGTGCGGCTGGGCGACGGGGCGCTGCGGCAGATCGCGGCGACCTGTGCGGCGTTCGAGGTCGACGGGATGCGCGCCGACATCGTGATGGCGCGTACGGCGACGACGCTGGCCGCGTGGGCCGGGCGGACCGACGTGCTCGCGGAGGACGTACGGCAGGCGGCACTGCTCGCGCTGCCACACCGGCGGCGGCGCAATCCCTTTGACGCGCCGGGACTTGACGAGAACAAGCTCGACGAGACCCTGGAGGAGTTCGGGGGCCGGGATCAGAACGAGAACGACCCCGGCAACGACGAGGATCCGGATCCGGACGGGCCCGGCGGTGGCGGCGGGCAGCCTCCGCAGGAGGGGCCCGAGAGCCCCGAGGGCGGCGACACGGGCGCCCAGCCCGAGGCCGGCGAGGCGGGGCAGCCGCAGGCCTCCGGCGCCGGGGAGCAGCAGCCCGCACGGGCCGGTGAGCCGTTCCGTACGAAGGTGCTGAGCGTGCCGGGTCTGGGCGAGGGTGCCGCCGGGCGGCGCTCGCGTGCGCGGACCGAGCACGGCAGGACCACGGGCGCCAGGCGGCCCCAAGGTGCCCTGACCAAGCTGCACTTGGCGGCCACCGTGCTGGCGGCGGCTCCGCATCAGCGGGCGCGCGGCCGGTCGGGGCGCGGTCTCGTCGTACGGCGGGACGATCTGCGCCAGGCCACCCGCGAGGGCCGCGAGGGCAACCTCGTGCTGTTCGTCGTGGACGCCTCCGGGTCGATGGCGGCGCGGCAGCGGATGAGCGCCGTCAAGGGCGCCGTGCTGTCGCTGCTGCTCGACGCCTACCAGCGGCGGGACAAGGTCGGGCTCGTGACGTTCCGTGGGTCGGCCGGGGAGGTCGCGCTGCCGCCGACCTCGTCGGTGGACGCGGCGGCGGTCCGGCTGGAGTCGCTGCCCACGGGCGGCCGTACGCCGCTCGCGGCCGGGCTGCTGAAGGCCCATGACGTGCTGCGGGTCGAGCGGCTGCGGGATCCCGCGCGGCGGCCGCTGGTCGTCGTCGTGACGGACGGGCGGGCCACCGGTGGCCCGGAGCCCGTGGCGCTCGCGGGGCGGGCGGCGCGGCTGTTCGCGGCCGAGGGCGTCGCGTCCGTGGTCGTCGACTGCGAGTCGGGGCCGGTACGGCTCGGTCTCGCGGGGCAGCTCGCGGGTGAACTGGGCGGTACGGCGGTGACGTTGGACGAGCTGCGAGCGGATTCGATCGCCGGACTCGTGAGGGATGTTCAGGGCGACAGCAGGAGGGCCGCGTAA